One window of Sphingobacteriales bacterium genomic DNA carries:
- a CDS encoding leucyl/phenylalanyl-tRNA--protein transferase translates to MPFLLTKDLVFPPPNLAGPDGLLAIGGDLSVKRLILAYRKGIFPWYSKGEPILWWSPNPRFVLYPHELKVSKSMKQVLKNGQFTLTFDTCFNEVVQACKRIARKGQNGTWITRNMETAFQDLHQAGFAHSVEVWNTKTGELSGGLYGVSLGRHFYGESMFSFQSNASKYGFIVLVRQLAQQGFTLVDCQLHTDHLESLGARHISRTVFLELLEENKQNPTLRGNWKSDFATNLLNEVP, encoded by the coding sequence ATGCCTTTTTTGTTGACAAAAGATTTGGTGTTTCCCCCTCCTAATTTAGCCGGCCCCGATGGATTGTTGGCAATTGGCGGCGATTTATCGGTAAAGCGGCTGATTTTAGCCTACCGCAAGGGAATTTTCCCCTGGTATAGCAAGGGAGAACCAATTCTTTGGTGGTCGCCCAATCCTCGGTTTGTACTATATCCCCACGAACTCAAGGTTTCAAAAAGCATGAAGCAGGTTTTAAAAAACGGACAATTTACCCTCACATTTGACACCTGTTTTAATGAAGTGGTGCAAGCCTGTAAACGCATTGCCCGAAAAGGTCAAAACGGCACCTGGATTACCCGTAACATGGAAACAGCGTTTCAGGATCTGCATCAGGCCGGGTTCGCACATTCAGTTGAGGTTTGGAACACCAAAACCGGTGAACTGTCCGGAGGGCTGTATGGTGTTTCATTGGGAAGGCATTTTTACGGAGAGTCAATGTTCAGTTTTCAGAGCAATGCTTCAAAATACGGATTTATTGTCTTAGTCAGGCAACTTGCTCAACAAGGATTTACCTTAGTTGATTGTCAGCTACATACCGATCATCTCGAAAGTCTCGGAGCAAGACATATCTCTCGCACTGTTTTTTTGGAGTTACTGGAAGAAAACAAGCAAAATCCCACATTAAGAGGTAATTGGAAGTCAGATTTTGCGACCAATCTTTTGAACGAAGTTCCTTGA
- a CDS encoding SRPBCC domain-containing protein, whose protein sequence is MQSDFKSVYETTVNAPVEKVWEALTNPLIVKQYFFGSNLETDWVVGNPIYFKGEYNGMAYQDKGIVLEFEPLHKLSFSYLSNWSGLPDKPENYLFVQYEVFDLKNLTKLVITQSNYDETRAKHSASNWENVIDGLKKILNS, encoded by the coding sequence ATGCAATCCGATTTCAAATCTGTTTATGAAACCACCGTCAATGCCCCTGTTGAAAAAGTTTGGGAGGCCTTGACAAATCCTTTAATTGTAAAACAATATTTCTTTGGTTCAAATCTGGAAACCGATTGGGTAGTTGGCAACCCGATTTACTTTAAAGGGGAATACAACGGCATGGCTTATCAGGACAAGGGAATCGTTTTGGAGTTTGAACCACTCCATAAACTCAGCTTCAGCTATTTAAGCAATTGGAGCGGGCTACCCGATAAGCCGGAAAATTACCTCTTTGTGCAGTATGAAGTTTTTGATCTGAAAAACCTCACAAAACTCGTAATTACCCAATCCAATTATGACGAAACACGAGCAAAACATTCAGCCTCTAACTGGGAAAATGTGATTGACGGTTTGAAAAAAATTCTGAATTCCTGA
- a CDS encoding NAD(P)-dependent alcohol dehydrogenase: protein MKAVVYRKYGAPDVLELTETDMPEVGDHDVLIRIKATAVNSGDCRLRKADPFLVRLLFGLFKPRLPVLGVVFAGDVVKTGNSVTLFKEGDKLFGLSDTKMGTYAEYISLPESAVMAKMPGNVNYEEAASIPFGGHTALYFLKKANIQSGQKVLIYGASGAVGSAAVQIAKYFGASVTGVCSTGNIDLVKSLGADKVLDYTNKDVAYLGFMFDIIFETVNKVSVTKISKLVKKDEVLILGSAMFIEALQGFWVSLTQGKKVIMGEAKATAEDMVFLKKLVEGGFLKPVIDRKFRLDQITLAHTYVDLGHKKGNVTIEMPG, encoded by the coding sequence ATGAAAGCAGTGGTTTACAGGAAATACGGAGCACCGGATGTTTTGGAACTAACAGAAACAGATATGCCTGAAGTTGGCGATCATGATGTTTTAATCCGGATCAAAGCAACGGCCGTCAATTCGGGAGACTGCCGTTTGCGGAAGGCTGACCCTTTTTTAGTACGCCTATTATTTGGGTTGTTTAAGCCCCGCCTACCGGTACTCGGTGTTGTCTTTGCGGGAGATGTGGTTAAAACCGGCAATTCGGTAACACTTTTCAAAGAAGGGGACAAATTGTTTGGTTTATCGGACACTAAAATGGGGACTTATGCCGAATATATCAGCCTTCCGGAATCTGCCGTAATGGCAAAGATGCCGGGTAATGTTAATTATGAAGAAGCCGCCTCAATCCCTTTTGGCGGACATACTGCACTCTATTTTTTAAAGAAGGCAAATATTCAGTCCGGACAAAAAGTTTTGATTTACGGTGCTTCAGGGGCAGTAGGTTCTGCTGCTGTACAGATTGCAAAATACTTTGGAGCCTCGGTTACCGGTGTGTGCAGTACCGGAAATATTGATTTAGTCAAATCATTGGGAGCCGATAAAGTTTTGGATTATACCAACAAAGATGTTGCGTATCTCGGTTTTATGTTTGATATTATCTTCGAAACAGTAAATAAAGTTTCAGTTACAAAAATCAGCAAACTGGTCAAAAAAGATGAAGTGTTGATTTTAGGTTCTGCCATGTTTATCGAAGCCCTCCAAGGATTTTGGGTTTCTTTAACCCAAGGCAAAAAAGTCATTATGGGTGAAGCAAAAGCGACTGCCGAAGATATGGTTTTTTTAAAAAAACTGGTAGAAGGTGGTTTCCTGAAACCGGTGATTGACAGAAAATTCCGGTTAGATCAAATCACACTGGCCCATACTTATGTGGATTTAGGACATAAAAAAGGAAATGTAACCATTGAAATGCCCGGATAA
- a CDS encoding SRPBCC domain-containing protein, giving the protein MNTENKTQVTKDLANKSILISREFNASLKTVWRAFTEKEILDQWWAPKPWKAETKFMDFIVGGYWMYAMVGPDNTKHWARANFLAISPLVSFEIEDAFCDEEGNVNTALPLSTWLNTFIETKTGTRVEAKLIFATEEDLLKLVEMGFEEGFSMGLNQLEELLNQFEI; this is encoded by the coding sequence ATGAACACTGAAAACAAAACACAGGTTACAAAGGATTTAGCCAATAAATCCATCTTGATTTCGCGGGAATTTAATGCCTCGCTAAAAACCGTTTGGCGCGCTTTTACAGAAAAAGAAATATTGGATCAATGGTGGGCACCGAAACCATGGAAAGCAGAGACTAAGTTTATGGACTTTATCGTTGGCGGATATTGGATGTACGCCATGGTGGGGCCGGATAATACCAAACATTGGGCGCGGGCTAATTTTTTAGCGATTTCCCCACTCGTCAGTTTTGAAATAGAGGATGCCTTTTGTGATGAAGAAGGAAATGTAAACACAGCATTGCCTTTATCTACATGGCTCAATACATTTATTGAAACAAAAACAGGAACAAGAGTAGAAGCCAAACTAATTTTTGCCACAGAAGAAGATTTGCTGAAATTGGTTGAAATGGGCTTTGAAGAAGGATTCTCAATGGGGCTGAACCAACTCGAAGAATTGTTGAATCAGTTTGAAATTTAA
- a CDS encoding MFS transporter, whose protein sequence is MKNKSAILRLFAANTISGAAQGISMLAVPWYFADVLQKISLFNAIYAVATFISLFWGLYAGTLIDHYSRKGIFLAENMAGALVLLSIALTGYIWGSLPVPLVALVFLTTFFNYNIHYPALYAFAQEISSRQDYSRITSYLEIQGQFTNALAGGLAALLLTGIPQGDYNFAGYTLYIPFTIKKWSLHQVFLLDGLTYLVSFLLILTIKYTPQSNRHPENLSIKERFKIGIGFLNKNPLVFLFGNFSYFVFVTTMVLNFVLMPNFVKNYLHASADAYAIGDVAFAVGAIVSGLFVAKLFSQKATVKGNILMAFLSASAFCILIFNRQVGIYYLMAFLLGLANAGARIMRVTYLFNHIPNQIIGRTSSVFQVINVLMRFGFIGLLSGTFFVNHIQYSFLIMAALCIASALALGLFYRRLIELETTND, encoded by the coding sequence TTGAAAAACAAGTCCGCTATCCTGCGATTATTTGCCGCCAATACCATTTCAGGAGCAGCACAGGGCATCAGTATGTTGGCAGTGCCCTGGTATTTTGCCGATGTGCTTCAAAAAATTTCGCTGTTCAACGCTATCTATGCTGTTGCCACCTTTATTTCTTTGTTTTGGGGATTGTATGCAGGCACATTGATAGACCACTACAGTCGTAAAGGAATTTTTTTGGCCGAAAACATGGCCGGTGCTTTAGTCCTGTTGAGCATTGCACTCACCGGATATATTTGGGGTAGTCTGCCGGTGCCATTGGTGGCATTGGTTTTTTTGACGACATTTTTTAATTACAATATCCATTACCCCGCGCTTTATGCTTTTGCACAGGAAATCAGCAGCCGTCAGGATTATTCCCGGATTACTTCCTACCTCGAAATTCAGGGGCAGTTTACCAACGCCCTCGCCGGTGGTTTGGCCGCTCTGCTTCTGACCGGAATTCCACAAGGTGATTACAATTTTGCAGGTTATACCTTATATATACCGTTCACCATCAAAAAATGGAGTCTGCACCAAGTGTTCCTGCTCGACGGACTGACTTACTTAGTTTCTTTTCTACTCATCTTAACCATCAAATATACTCCTCAATCTAACCGGCATCCCGAAAACCTTTCGATCAAAGAGCGGTTCAAAATCGGCATCGGCTTCCTAAATAAGAACCCGCTCGTTTTTTTATTCGGCAATTTTTCCTACTTTGTTTTTGTAACAACCATGGTGCTCAATTTTGTACTCATGCCCAACTTTGTCAAAAACTATCTTCACGCCTCAGCCGATGCTTATGCCATCGGGGATGTGGCTTTTGCAGTAGGTGCTATTGTGTCTGGTCTATTTGTGGCAAAACTTTTTTCCCAAAAAGCAACGGTGAAAGGCAATATTCTGATGGCCTTTTTGTCGGCTTCTGCTTTCTGCATTCTGATTTTCAACAGGCAGGTCGGCATTTACTACCTGATGGCATTTTTGTTGGGGCTTGCCAACGCCGGTGCGCGAATTATGCGTGTAACTTACCTGTTCAACCATATTCCCAACCAGATTATCGGACGCACTTCCAGCGTTTTTCAGGTAATTAATGTATTGATGCGATTCGGCTTTATCGGATTGCTTTCCGGCACTTTCTTTGTCAACCATATTCAATACTCCTTCCTGATAATGGCAGCACTTTGTATCGCCTCAGCTTTGGCTTTAGGCCTGTTCTACCGCAGGCTGATTGAACTGGAAACCACCAATGATTAA